The following proteins are encoded in a genomic region of Gammaproteobacteria bacterium:
- a CDS encoding Rrf2 family transcriptional regulator gives MRLTTKGRYAVTAMLDLAINSTEKPTSLSEISGRQGISLSYLEQLFTRLRRGELVESTRGPGGGYRLSLAASEITVLAILDAIDEKVDATRCESQGGCMDGDDCLTHVLWCDLSKRIREFLGGISLGDLVKNRQVKKIAERLDGQLRDRVSQLQKMG, from the coding sequence ATGAGATTGACTACAAAAGGTCGCTATGCAGTGACAGCAATGTTGGATTTAGCAATAAACTCCACAGAAAAACCCACGTCGTTGTCAGAAATTTCGGGGCGTCAAGGTATATCACTCTCCTATCTGGAGCAGCTTTTTACACGCTTGCGCAGGGGTGAGTTGGTGGAAAGTACACGTGGCCCGGGGGGTGGATATCGTTTGAGTCTTGCCGCGTCAGAGATTACGGTGCTCGCAATACTGGATGCGATTGATGAAAAAGTTGATGCAACTCGCTGTGAGTCTCAAGGGGGATGTATGGATGGTGACGATTGTCTGACTCATGTTCTCTGGTGTGATTTGAGTAAACGTATACGTGAATTTCTGGGCGGGATTTCACTGGGTGATCTGGTGAAAAATCGTCAGGTGAAAAAAATAGCTGAACGTTTGGACGGACAGTTACGTGATCGAGTGAGCCAGCTTCAGAAGATGGGTTAA
- a CDS encoding cysteine desulfurase gives MSIYLDHNATTPLDERALAAMIPYLKSCYANPSSIYREGRLARTAIDYAREQVADLVNVQPSQVIFTSGGTEANNLAIKGIVLGETQHLAVSAVEHDSVLQTADSLKSNLILDVIPVDDSGRVTEKAIDHTLKAKPSLLSVMMANNETGVIQDIAAISDRARQSSVVVHTDAAQAAGKIKVDFQALNVNLMTLSAHKLYGPKGIGALIIDKSLELSPLIHGGGHEMGYRSGTENVAGIVGFGMAAALAKNELDTRQTHLMELRNHLELQLQKISGVSVIAQNAPRLPNTTMIVVPGIEGETLLMQLDKENIAVSSGSACHSQSGQASHVLLAMGISPEIARCTLRISLGKDNSINDIDCFVSVLEKLLDQLVSSTWP, from the coding sequence ATGAGTATCTATCTGGATCATAATGCAACAACACCGCTGGATGAGCGAGCTCTTGCAGCAATGATCCCTTATTTAAAAAGCTGTTATGCAAACCCTTCCAGTATTTATCGTGAAGGGCGATTGGCACGAACTGCTATAGATTATGCGCGTGAACAAGTGGCTGATTTGGTCAACGTGCAACCATCGCAGGTGATTTTTACCAGTGGAGGCACGGAAGCCAACAACCTGGCGATTAAAGGTATTGTTTTAGGTGAAACTCAGCATTTGGCTGTGAGTGCAGTTGAGCATGACTCTGTGTTGCAAACGGCTGATTCACTGAAAAGTAACTTGATATTGGATGTCATTCCTGTGGATGACTCGGGGCGTGTCACTGAAAAAGCGATTGACCATACTTTGAAGGCAAAGCCTAGTTTGTTATCCGTCATGATGGCTAATAATGAAACCGGTGTGATACAGGATATTGCTGCTATCTCAGATAGAGCGCGACAATCAAGTGTGGTGGTACATACTGATGCTGCACAGGCAGCAGGTAAGATCAAAGTCGATTTTCAGGCATTAAATGTAAATTTGATGACACTATCAGCACATAAGTTATATGGCCCAAAGGGCATCGGTGCTTTGATTATTGACAAGTCTTTGGAGTTAAGCCCACTGATTCATGGCGGTGGTCATGAAATGGGGTATCGCAGTGGCACTGAAAATGTTGCCGGTATTGTGGGTTTCGGCATGGCGGCTGCACTGGCAAAAAATGAGCTTGATACGCGGCAAACTCATTTGATGGAGTTGCGTAATCACCTGGAGCTTCAACTTCAAAAAATTTCGGGCGTATCAGTGATTGCACAAAATGCGCCACGTTTACCTAATACGACGATGATTGTTGTGCCAGGTATCGAAGGCGAAACCTTGTTGATGCAGTTGGACAAAGAAAATATTGCTGTTTCCAGTGGCTCGGCTTGTCACAGTCAAAGTGGTCAGGCGAGCCATGTATTGCTGGCTATGGGAATAAGCCCTGAAATTGCTCGTTGCACACTGCGTATTAGTTTAGGGAAAGATAACAGCATTAATGATATTGACTGTTTCGTTTCCGTACTGGAAAAACTGTTAGATCAATTAGTAAGTTCTACGTGGCCTTAA
- a CDS encoding IscS subfamily cysteine desulfurase, with product MKLPIYFDYAATTPVDARVATKMMECLTTTGNFGNPASRSHEFGWQAEKAIDVARKQVADLVNADPKEIVWTSGATESDNLAIKGVAHFYKKKGKHIITCKTEHKAVLDSCRQLEREGYEVTYLTPETNGLIDLKKLEAEIRDDTVLVSIMHVNNETGVIQDIAAIGEITRAKKTLFHVDAAQSAGKIAIDLASMKVDLMSFSAHKIYGPKGCGALYVRRKPRIRLEAQMHGGGHERGMRSGTLAVHQIVGMGEAFRIARAEMQQDDQRIRQLRDRLEQSLMQLEEVYINGDSKQRVAGVLNISFNFIEGESLLMALKDLAVSSGSACTSASLEPSYVLRALGRSDELAHSSIRFALGRFTTAEEIEHAINLIPDKIEKLRELSPLWEMHQDGIDLSKIQWEAH from the coding sequence ATGAAACTGCCTATTTATTTTGACTATGCCGCCACAACTCCAGTTGACGCACGTGTTGCGACAAAAATGATGGAGTGTTTAACGACGACAGGAAATTTCGGAAACCCTGCTTCACGTTCACATGAGTTCGGCTGGCAAGCTGAAAAAGCGATTGACGTGGCTCGAAAACAGGTTGCAGATTTGGTGAATGCCGATCCAAAAGAGATTGTCTGGACTTCAGGGGCCACCGAATCTGATAATCTGGCGATTAAAGGTGTGGCGCATTTTTATAAGAAAAAAGGCAAACACATCATCACCTGTAAAACTGAGCACAAAGCCGTGCTGGACAGTTGCAGGCAGTTGGAGCGAGAAGGTTATGAAGTCACTTATCTGACTCCTGAAACAAACGGTTTAATTGACCTGAAAAAACTGGAAGCCGAGATACGTGACGATACCGTGCTGGTTTCTATTATGCACGTCAATAATGAGACTGGGGTGATTCAAGATATTGCAGCCATCGGTGAAATAACGCGTGCTAAAAAAACACTGTTTCATGTGGATGCCGCACAAAGTGCCGGTAAAATTGCTATTGATTTAGCATCAATGAAAGTGGACTTGATGTCCTTTTCTGCTCATAAAATCTATGGCCCCAAAGGCTGCGGTGCGCTCTATGTTCGGCGTAAGCCACGAATTCGTCTGGAAGCACAGATGCATGGGGGCGGACATGAGCGAGGCATGCGTTCAGGCACATTGGCGGTGCATCAAATTGTGGGTATGGGCGAAGCTTTTCGCATTGCACGCGCCGAGATGCAACAGGATGATCAACGAATTCGTCAGCTGCGTGATCGGTTAGAGCAAAGTTTGATGCAGCTGGAAGAGGTTTATATCAATGGTGACTCCAAGCAAAGGGTCGCAGGTGTGCTCAATATCAGTTTCAACTTTATTGAAGGTGAGTCACTTTTGATGGCGCTGAAAGATTTGGCGGTTTCATCAGGCTCAGCCTGTACCTCGGCCAGTCTTGAGCCTTCTTATGTACTACGAGCATTAGGCCGTAGTGATGAATTGGCGCATAGTTCAATTCGTTTTGCACTAGGTCGCTTTACAACGGCTGAAGAAATTGAACATGCAATTAACTTGATTCCGGATAAAATCGAAAAATTACGTGAATTATCACCGTTATGGGAGATGCATCAGGATGGTATCGATCTCTCTAAAATACAGTGGGAAGCACATTAA